TAAATATTCGAAATTTTTGCGAAATTCCTGATATTCTCCTGAAATTCCAAGATTATCACCACCTCTCACAATATGTGTTTCGTGAAAACTAGTTTTTGTCCTTATCCAATCCAACTAAACTTAGTAACATACATCTAAAGAGaaaaactttaaaaatttataggaAGAGTTTTGAGTCTTTTCCCTCCATGCTTATAAATATTCTAATTACCTAATTTGCTAACTAGTAAACATTTggctctattaaaaaaaaaaattttctctATATTTCTATGGACcattttctacttctttttttgtttatttaaagACCGATGTTTTTTTTAACATATCTATTTAATTCtgaaatattattataattaataacTAACTCTCCAAATCACCTATTTAAATCATTTTTGAGATTTCTCATGTAGAATTTTATATCTTTGTCATGTTAGTGTATCTTATTATACTCCAAATTACTACAATCATTGTACAATTAAGTTTGTCAAACactttttttgaaatattatagGAAACTAATCATGTAAACATTTCATGAAATTCATTAATGATTTCCATGTTACTTtctaaatttccatcatttttctgaaaatttgcTTAGATCGAAATTTCCTTAATATTTTCATTGAAATTTCCGTTTTTTGGactatcgatatttcctcgatattcgatattttagtccttgggagagagagagtctgttgtttcagagagagagagagagagtagaacaGAAGAAAGCAAATGTGTGACTCAGGCTATTGTTTGtcaagagagatagaagagataGGATGACACGTTTCGTcatgagggagagagagagtttgctgtttcaaagagagagagagtagaataGAAGAAAGCAAATGTGTGGCTCAGGCTGTGTTtgtcaagaaaaataaaagagatagGATGGCACGTGGTGACATGTGCTCAGGCCAACCAAAATTACAATTAGAAGCATAATAGAATACCACTTCTATGCTTCCGTTATTTAACTAAGCAAATATttatcttctaaaaaaaattaagcaaatatttaatttttgagagataaataaatatttaattacataaatatttagttAAATgatataaaaatttaaaaatacaaAACTGCCTAACAGCTGTCTAGGCGCCTGGGCACTCCTCCCCAGCCCACAGCTctactagcgcctagcgatttttgaaaccttgatatatatatatatatatatatatatatacacacacacacacacacacggagccgttcgagagcggacgtTCGCAAcctagaaaaagtgcggacgtcacTCCTCCGGCCTTGATCAAGCTGCGACAGTGAGGCGCGGCTTGCCGGAGGGACGTTGGGGGTCGTGCGGAGGGGTCTGTGGTCTgttggagtcgccggcgacggttCTGCTgtgctgcacagaacctgcaactgcaggtgaagtggctgcccagaaaccggcaagcccGACGTCGAACGCCTCCCATAAGAGGTCTGGgacgcctccggcctccctcctgcCAGCCCTGCGCCGCCGCCTGCTGCATCgatgtccgcactttagcgaaagtgcagACGTCCGCTCTTGatcgggcctatatatatatatatatatatatatatatatatcccagaTAAGAGCTTTGAGATGTCTCAAGAAGAAATGGCGATCCTGGTGAATAGAAAAGGCTCTAATTGGTTGCTGAGAGACCCTGGCTCTGAATTAAGCATGATTCTTGCAGTTTTAACTAATTAAAAACTTAGAATTTTCTTATGGTATTAACGCAAGCAGATTTTATAGAGATTTTGTTTCCAAACAGAATTTGAAAATGAGATATTATCGTGTCAACTCCTAAATAGACTCCTACATCATATCTCAATGCATGCACTACATTAGTGGGATCCAATCCTATCATTTTCTTAATAAGACTTTATAGAGATTGTATCCTAATAAATAATTTTGGGTATgatttttatcttctttttttttaataggaattGATATATTAAATATCAAAGTCATAAATAGGTCAGAGTCTAACATGCACTTAATTATACAAGAAATCGGGTAAAAAAAGAGAACCTATATATCTAAGCCaatactaaactcattaaagtctaatgGGACGCTCGCATGAGTAAGCCTAACTAAGCAAGAACAATCTTGCTTCCTAAgaaaaaaatcattcatctagtctaattttCCATAACTctattgtggtacaaataacaactagaaacatcttagaaaagcTCATAGAACCTTGGCAACAGACTAAAATATAGCAAAAGACTAAAATATAGCAGCTAACAACCTTGGCAACAGATTGGTCTTTTAGCTCTTCTTTGAAATATGCTAACTCGATGGAGCCTAAGCCCAAAAGCCCACACTCGAACCAGAGTTAAGGAGACAGAAGCCCAATCACACTGCAAGGCCATCACCGCCGCCGATATTAGGTATTTCGGTTGCCGGCCTTTCCACCACCCCATCTCTCTTCACTCAGCGAAGCACCAAAACTAGACAAATCTGGTTGAGAATTCCACTTATCTGTCTTCTTCCACCACAAGGCCTCCTCGACATTGCGCAAGTTAGAAACCCGCCGCCAATCTGCTACACCTAGACCTCGACTTCGATCTGTTAAACTCGCCAAAATTTAACAGCAACACCACAGTCTTCTATTCATATGCATGCCCAAAAACAAACCGGCAAGCCAAGATTTGCTAGATCCAAACCCGAAAACCACATACCCAACGCTGTAACCCTTGAAAGAAACGATCAGGAAACAGAGCTCGACATCAAGCGTCACTACGCAAGCCGAGATCCGACTGGAGGACGACACCACCGCTGTGACTTGAAACCCTAGGCTTCGCTTTTAGTCAACTATAACTCTGCTTTAGTTACAAAAGTTTTtcaatgtttttttatttttatcttattATGTCAACTAATTCTGACAATGTGATCTCACTGTAATCTTATTTTCATATGATTTCAAACTTTAAATCTTTAACCAAACAAGGTGGTCAAGTCTGAATTATAGTTAAAGGAGGGAGGTTATAGAGTGGATCTATTTAAACTTGAAATGAAATGTTTAATAATCTAAACTATTCATTCTCTAGTtatatacacacatatgaatcttacaaaaaaatttcataatcGGAAAACCTTgaaccatttgattagcacaatatttgttttaattttatttaacggactacatttgtttacacaattttgaatgaccaaatgattatgaatttggttgattttttgtaggCACAATTATTGCATATGAATCTAAATGAtcaagtagggctgtcaatgggtcgtgtcgggttgggtttgtgtcgggtcaaggtatttgtcgtgtcgcaatatacaaacccaaacccaacccatttaataatcgtgtcaaaaatttaaactcaaacctaacctatttattaaacgggttacccatttccaacccgcttaacccatttaacaaataggtctCGTCatgttaaacaaaataaccCATTTAAGGGtcaacaatgcgacccatttaactaaaaaaatgcataaattgattaaattcactaaaaactccacaagactaagaatataaataattatatatattcataaataattaaatccaataattataaagcaaaatatttcaaattgtctaatcctatgatcaaatactcccaatgtccaaaatttcaagaagaagtatagcataatcgggttatacaggttcacttcgtgttggcgggttaaCCCGTAGCCgatccatttattaaatgggtcatggcgggttgacccaaaGCTGACCCgttttttaatcgtgcgggtttcgagttgtATTATcaggtcgtgtcggaattgacagctctAGGATCAACGggttgaaatcattgaattaggtCATATACTAGTGTAATATATTAAAAATTCTTAAATTTTTAAAGTAAGGAGATCAGATCCTCTCTAGAACGGACCTCATAGTTAAAGGACAAAATAAACTATCGgtctaaaagaaaaacaaagccaTTTACAGTTAACTCATAAATAtgcaataaatatatatataatgaaagaTATTAATTTACACAAGCGTAAATCTATGTGGAAATGCTAGTTGCTATGATACTACTAACTAGTAAGTGGTCCATATAGTATTCCAAAGTTTTCTGGAATTTGATAGTGTCACCATATGTGGTAATGTACTCTGAAATCGGAAAATTTAAAGGTACCTACATGTATGTCATGCACACGTTTACATATgtgacaataaatttgttgtatTGTGGTAATGAAAATCTTTTGTTGTGTAATTTTAGTAATGTTAGAAGTAATTACTCCACATACGATATTATTACACGTTTGTGAACAAATTGTTGTCAACGTTGTAACTTAGTTCGATTAAATGTAAAAAGTATAAAATGAATGTGGTAAATTTGTTATCGATTTTGTAAATTTAGTTTcattaaattgtaatttttgtttagttAAATGTAAAATGAATttacgataaaaaaaaaaaaatcaactgaAGGGGAATTATACAATAAGAGACCAACAACGCCAGTTCTTTGCACAAATTTATTCAATATACAAAAATCATAAACCAAGACAAACATGTTACAAATTCAAAAGTAATCCACTCACCCTGAAAAACTGCACTTCCACTCAGGAAATTAATTTCTATTCTTCCAATTTTTACTACGAAGAATCAGATGACAGATATAGTTGGTTTGcgttttgtttttacttttcttgCTTAAGGTTGTATAATCGCTGCAAGCCTGCTGTGAGCCTATAATTCATCTTTAGTGGACGGTGAAGTAATCTTCTGGTCGACAGATTTGGAGCAAGTTTTAGAGGAGCTCAAACTTTGTAACCAGACCTGGTCTTTAACAACGAAGTTTGAATCGTTGTTGCGATGCCATCCCCAAAATGCATGTGTTTCATTCACCATTTTGAGCCGTCCATGTCCGAAACTCGGTTCTCTGTACAAGGAGAGAGGGGAAGCAGGGTCTTCGAACCTAAATATACACAAAACGAAGAACCTTAATTAGCACCATTATTACTTCTATGAGGAATCAGTACGTACCAAACCCATGTACTAAACAGTAGCTAAATGCATCTATGACCATCAACAATATAGTTTTAGCTTTTAAGTTGAAGCATGGCTGTATACCTTTTCTTTTGTTGGTACAACTCTCCGTTGTATTTATACTTTTTTCTCATGACCCCTAAATATTACAGCTTAAACTCAAATCCTCTTACGTCAGTTATATACCGATATGGTTGTCGACATTACGTACAATAATATCGATCAAAACAGAAAGATTGAAGAGTACTTACGATAATGCTAGTCCTTCTCGGTTCCCACCATCGCCAATGGTTATGTAAATCGGACCACATGGGTCAGCCTTATTGTTATAAACCCTGGTCTGCATTAACAACCAACAGAAGCTAATCATATTGCGAAACACAAAAGCAAGCAATTGATAATATAAAGCAATTCTTTAATCACCGATGTTAATGATTCTCTACATGCAACAAGGAATAAAAAAGTAAGACATACAAATCGTTCATACGCATGAACATGGCCTTGAAAAACCAAATCAACTTGTGCATTATACAACAGCTCTTCCATAGCTAATCTCATGGTCTCTCCTTCACCTTGATGAGCAGTGTTAGTATTATACCACGGTGCATGCAAAAGGGCAACAACCCAAGGCGTCTTTTTCCTGTCAATCTTTGCCAAATCAGCTTGAAGCCACTTGTACTGGTCTGAATCAGCATCAAACTCCACGTAGGACCCAAGCATGATGACGTGGGTGCCAGCAACTTCGAAAGAGTAGTACAAGTTTGAGGTGGATCCGCTCTCTTGGTAGGGCATCGGCCACCTTGCATTGTAGGCTTTGAACCCGGTTGGGTAGATGATGGGGAAGATTTCGACTTCGTGGTTGCCTTCTGTGACCATCCATGGCCGGCGGCTGGCATAGGGTTCGACAATGCGGCCGAATGAGTCCCAAAGGGGTTGGTGGGTATCGGCATAAGATAGATCGCCGGGTAGAATGAGGACGTCATAATCTATACTTTGGATGTGGTCGAGGGTGGAGTTAGTCCATTCAGTCTGTCCTAGGTCACCTATAAGCCAGACCAATATTCATGTtacatgcatttttttttctttcttttttctggaGAAGAAATAGAtttcattaataataataaaaataaaaataaaaataataaaataaaacaactgTTGTAATCTCAATACTATGATATATGTTCCTATTAAGATACGGTATAGAATGTTACATGCATTCTTAGACCTGTTTATATTGAGTAGTTCATTTTAGAGAAAGCCAACAACATATACGACAATCACCATATCAAGTTTATTGGATGAGCATGGTATATTCTCTGAAGACAAAATTCCCCGAGGAGAAGATTCCCTCAAAGCAATATACAAATCAAGACATGTTAATGAGGGTGGAAAATGAACCTGAGTCTTTTGTTGTCTGTCTCAACTCTCTCCATTCTATATAATTGACTTATGAGAGAGTTGATAAAAGAATTGCATTGTCAATTGTataatttgttttaaatgagcaTTAGTTTACTCAGCAGTCAgcatattcaattttttttttttggttcaatatCAGCATATTCAATTGGATATTGGGAAAACACCTAGGACCAGTTCAAGTTGACCTACCAAGATGCCAGCCATGCATACTTATTTTTTATCGTTAACCTAGTCTTGACTCTTAAAATCCTAAGAATTTCTGAAAAAAGACCCTGCAATGAATATTTACAATAACATAATTACATGAGTGCAGTAATTATTCTGAAAGAGTTGCAAACAGAGGCAAAGCTAATAGTTATGTGGTATATATTTAATTGGGATTAATTGCCAGGTTATATACCGACCCAAGGTCTCATCTTGTAACTAAAAGTAAACGACCAAGGTCTCTCATCTAGCACAATACTACTCGCAGATGACGTAGCTCTGCAACTTTTCTAACAAGTGGTTTACACTCTTGTCCAACATGTTGTCATTCTACTTACCCTTAAAGCAACCTACTGCCAACCAACTCATCCTCTTGGAAAGTATGAAGCTAAGCTAGAGAGCATGCGTATCATTCTAATTTAAGAAACAAGTTGTAGTGTTCATTTCATGCGAATACACTGGCTGCAAGATAAGATTTCCACGCCAAATTAATGACCACTCATTCCTTCCAAGCAAATCAAAAGTTTTCTCGTTCGCTAGATATACAGTTTGGATCGTTCTgttatctatattattattaagagaaaaaattttgttagccaaaataaaaaaatttaatagatTTAATCCTGAAATATTTAAAAatgttgagaataaattaaatcacaagggtaaatatgacaattataaaatagattttttaagaaaattaaaaagaaatgatccCACAACCCCCACTTTTCTTTCCCACTATATTCTCTgatttctctctgcaataacagttttatttaatttatttttttcattttcttaaaaaaaaaaatctattatgAAGAAGGCTAGTGTTATCAATTTGAACTGATAATCAGGTGATTTTTGCATTGTTTGACTCTAGAAATTTATCAAATGGGAGTCTAAAAATGTAACATGCGTGATATCTTGAAAATGAAACTTACCAACGACTACAAAATCAAGGGGAAGTGTTGAAGGGGGTGTCTTGAAGGAGAACTCCGGGCCAGAACCTCCACATCTGTAGAAGTATGTAGTTGATGGCTCCAAAGGGCCAATGGTAACATGGTGGATCTTCCCAGAGGTATAGAAGAAATACTTGTAGGATGTGTGTTCTCCGTTAGCTTTTGCATTGTATTTTCCAGATTCTTTTCCGTACTCTACAAGAGAACTGCAATGTTTGCTGTCTGTAACCCATGAAACTTTCATGTGATCTTTTCCCACCAGTGAAATATGCACCTAGTAATTATAGCATATATAAGTTAATTATCAAGAACAGAAATATGAAAGAAGAACGTAATATGAGGCTTCAGATACGTACCTGTTGAGGGTCTGAGTCGGAACGGTCATGGTGGGTGAATATTACTCTCCGTGGAGGTTGCCTAACAAAATCATCATCTTTTGCTTTTAGGAGTagagggaagagagagatggTTAGGAGTAGAGAGAACAGACATAGACACAATTTCCTCATTTTTGTTTTCGTTTCTGACAAGAGCTATTGGATACAAATTAATCTCTGCAGTCCGCAGGTAGAGGTTATTTATATGACAATTTGAAGTTTGTGGTGGTTGAAGGTttgcaaaatataaaaaataggtAGTATAGATAGCAATGGCGTGAAGTAAGTCTCTTTGAAATTATATCAGCAAAGCCACTGTGACCATCCAGAATTTCAATCCATATATCTAGATGATATGTTTCTTTCTGCTGCTTAGGCTTGGCTTTtatcataattttgttttttgtttccttttcttttttccgcAAGATTAACTGATTTTATTAGTTATGTACGCCTTTAGGTcggatataaaaaaaaaaagcattcatatatatatatatatataagcatgaACGGTTTAGGTCGGATATATTtgattcgtccattgatttaatctaatttgatatcttaacggtcatcaatttggttgaaaattgtAGAAGTGATCTATTCATGGAGTCCTAAGAACTGAACAATCGAGATGCCGATATGTAATTGAAAAGTGGATCCCACAAAAGATCGCTtaaaactataaaataaataaataaataaaaaatatataaaaaaagatCTCTTAGTAGAAGGGCCTTATACATATAGGCTTGTTTTAGAGAGAACCTCCTTACGTTTAAACTTGAGAATTTTTACTAGTATACAACttaattcaacaatttaatagtTGATACTTTAGATTTCTATTCAAGAATTGTGTCtacaaaaatcaataaaattcaTAATCATTTTATCATTGAAAATGTGCAATCAAATGAAGCACGTTAATTAGATAAAATTAGAACAATCATGGTGCTAATCAAatgtttaaatattttttaatttggctaattttttgtatGATTCATTTGTTTGTTACAGGGAGTTTTATGTTATTGACAACCACACAACCACATAATGTAATTCAATGATCAAAACACTTAAttctttaagtttttttttttaaagataggGTAATTAGATAAATTAGGGGAATTATTAATTGTATGGTTCTGAAATACCACTTGGCATTGCCATATGGTGGTTTGGGCCAAGTCAATCATATTACTCGACCTTGGTGAGGACCTTAAAAGGTATGAAAGTATGAAACtatgaaacaaaaaattaagtTAATAGAACTAATCAGGAATAAGTATACATCACGTAGACCAATGGCATCAATCTGAACTACAATGTGTATCATGATCAAGACCATTTTATATTTTCCAAACAAATTGAATGCTGCTTTAAAAACATAATTCATGCTCACAAATACACTTTTTGTCTAATAAAACCAAACAAGAGATGTTAGGCTTAGGCCTGTAAACTTTAAGCTCTGTAAGACAGAAAGAAAATGAGGTTAATTGATCAGATTGATGGGTGACCAGCTAGTTAGCGAGAAGTTTCCAACATGACCTACAGATACATATTTCTAAGAAAAGAAATCCCATTTAAAATTTAGGTTTCTAGGAGGAACTTGTTAATTTAACTATTAGATATCTAAGTAAAATATAAACTTTGTATTGAATTATTAAACTGAAATTATTAGGATATTATGATAGATCTTATTCAATAGAATATCAAAGTTTCTTTGAATGAGAGCTGGTATGTATATTGGACCGGTAAGAAGCTTCTCATGCAGGTCACTATAGGATTTTGGGTAGAACgtttttaaaatttaaactaatttaaaaatagaaataaattcAGATACGACATGATTAATAAAAGTATTGTTTTGCACAATAATTTGACACATTAGGTTTTAAAATTACGAAGTTGGACTATTCAATCATACATTAATAGTTACATATGTACTAATTTTTATCAACATTTAAGATATTTATGAAGAAAATAATTATGATCCGAAAAGGCTAAATTGTACTATTGTAGCATTCAAGCCAAGCCAACGTATAAGAATGAAGTCCTTGAAACTTCTACCTAGAGAGGTTAGGTCCCAGTTGCTCCTTGGGGTGATCCATAAAGGTGTAAGTTTGTTGTTCTTTTGGATAATTACTTGAGGAAGATGTTGAGCGTGTGAAAGAGACATAACGACTGTATGTGTGAGTCACATGGAACTCAATTAACAAATTAAGACTTCATCTTGAGCACGCACACAGCTAGCTTCACAAGTATATACCATCGGCATATCCTAGGAATCTACTCATTTCTGAAGAACATGAGCAAAATGATGGCAAAAATAATGCTACGTACGCCAAACCCACGTAATTTGCTACGATTCTTCACGTGGACTATAAATCTGCACGGACATTTTTTCTATCATAAATAATCGCTTTCAACTGATTGGCCCTAAATAAAGTGTTTAACAAGTCTTAATTCTTTTCATTTGTAAATGATTGTTTACCAGTTGAATATTTCAATGTTCTCAATACTATCGTCAAAAGGAAAAAtgctttccttctcttttttataTTATAAATCTGTACGTACATTTTTTCTATCATAAATAATCGTTTTCAACTGATTGGCCCTAAATAAAGTGTTTAACAAGtcttaattattttcatttgtAAATGATTAAACCAGTTGAATATTTCAATGTTCTCAATAGTATAGTCAAAAGGAAAAatgttttccttctcttttttatatatatgcattccaGTTTGGTTGGAAATCGATCGAGGTCTGCTACTTAAATTCACAACTGGGATGTAAAATAGATAAATTAGGTGAAAGCAAGTAAAGAATGAAGTAGCAGCCGTACATATGTCCATGCATGTGCTTAATCAAGATatctatctatactattattaagagaagagagtttgtcagtcaaaacagaaattttttaccaaaatatccctcaaatattaaaaaacatttgaactgaaatatttgagaaagacaaaattgtcaattcacaaataaaagaaaaacaaaaaaaaatcaaaaatcaaaaacaaaatatgtgcagcaattttctccacattctgtGGAATAACTTCCCATGTAATTATCCACATccatagggtgtgtttggagtCTAATTACAATATTACGATTATTATCTTGGTCTTTTTTATACTAGTCAttctccacacatgctctgcatatgcaagtattttttattttattttttcagaaataaaaaagaaaactgcCATTACAGAGATAAGATAGTGGGGAGtaaaaagtgggttgtgggttttttttgttttatttataataaaagtatattttgtaaatgtcataattgtccttgtaatttaattaattctaaaagttttttaatcttctaTGGTCATTTTTTCTatcaaaattttttattttgattaacAAACCCTCCTCTCTTAATATCCCATCCTAATTGGTCTTTCATTGCGctgggataccactgcatgagtgtgtgagttactaacagctaacttcccgataaaaaaaaaaaaaaaaaactatcctTTTCTAGTTGATCATATTTTTAGTTAGAAAATGATAGATGGGACGTTGATTATATATGTAGCGCGCATGACCTCTCTACAAGTAGAGATTCAAAGTTGCATTCTTTGGTGTATAAATTAGTACGTTCAACCCTagctaaaccctaatttgacaTATAACAAAGTTTTGTTTATGCATGGGGCTTTATTCATAACTAGATGTATACCCGTGCGATGCACGTGTTATTGTGGAAAGAAGGATAACGAGGAAGTTTTATTCTCACTGActtcctcaaatttttttttttttaattttagtttaccgtaagagaaattttattacCACATCCCTAAATATTTAATACAcattctaatttttttacatttaAAATCAGATTATATGGGTAAATGAAAtgactaaaaaaacattcatatTAGAAAAGAAACTATAATTGGAATATATATGTTCAATAGTttttaatattgttataaatttAAGTTGAAATCTTTGTCATAAGTTCATGACAAGCTTGATTATTAGCAATTATGCATTACAAAATTCTTATGAtcgttcatattgtttcttggcaattaatagaaagaaaataaaacctagtatgatatatatatatatatatatatatatatatatatatacagggcccttctagtgagggatccctatTTTTGGTGttttatagggataggtattataccaacttttagatcatattttcacatcttaaccgttcagtttttaggtcctaatgtatagatcacttctgcaaattttcagccaatttgatgatcgttaaggcatccaaaactgtaatttaccattataaacacgaacggttccggttcgacagattcggtccgttcgtgtaaattgcagttttggataccttaacgatcaccaatttggctgaaaatttgcataagtgatctatacattaggacctaaaaactgaacggttaagatgtgaaaatatgatctaaaagttggtataatgccCATCCctataaaataccaaaaaaagggatcccttagtggaag
Above is a genomic segment from Rosa chinensis cultivar Old Blush chromosome 3, RchiOBHm-V2, whole genome shotgun sequence containing:
- the LOC112192763 gene encoding purple acid phosphatase 22 translates to MRKLCLCLFSLLLTISLFPLLLKAKDDDFVRQPPRRVIFTHHDRSDSDPQQVHISLVGKDHMKVSWVTDSKHCSSLVEYGKESGKYNAKANGEHTSYKYFFYTSGKIHHVTIGPLEPSTTYFYRCGGSGPEFSFKTPPSTLPLDFVVVGDLGQTEWTNSTLDHIQSIDYDVLILPGDLSYADTHQPLWDSFGRIVEPYASRRPWMVTEGNHEVEIFPIIYPTGFKAYNARWPMPYQESGSTSNLYYSFEVAGTHVIMLGSYVEFDADSDQYKWLQADLAKIDRKKTPWVVALLHAPWYNTNTAHQGEGETMRLAMEELLYNAQVDLVFQGHVHAYERFTRVYNNKADPCGPIYITIGDGGNREGLALSFEDPASPLSLYREPSFGHGRLKMVNETHAFWGWHRNNDSNFVVKDQVWLQSLSSSKTCSKSVDQKITSPSTKDEL